One window of Sinorhizobium numidicum genomic DNA carries:
- a CDS encoding efflux RND transporter periplasmic adaptor subunit yields MLRNWRLPAILGVSTFLLISVPADAQDAQLPTVTVAKPVVRDVIDADEFIGRFEAVDEVSVRSRVGGYLDEVLFTDGALVKKGDKLFVIDQRPFRTALAQAEASLASAQSTLAFAETTFKRTESLAGTGTLSVSRLDDDRRALLAAQAGVRGAEAAVERAKLDLEYTTITAPLSGRVDRRLLSPGNLVQADQTVLTTIVTLDPIDFYFDVDERRLLSYARTARERGSALQEGAGALSVLVTIADANEAPFEGKLDFAENRVDNQTGTMRVRARFPNPNFILQPGLFGRVEVEGSNIYRAVLVPDEAIGADQNERIVYEVSQDGSVMAKPVRLGPRLHGYRVIRSGMTGDETIIVNGLMRARPGVKVKPELVVLPQEAAQSAENAQ; encoded by the coding sequence ATGTTGCGAAACTGGCGTCTGCCGGCGATTCTCGGCGTTTCGACCTTCCTTCTCATATCGGTGCCGGCGGATGCGCAGGATGCGCAACTGCCTACGGTAACCGTCGCCAAGCCGGTGGTGCGCGATGTCATCGACGCCGACGAATTCATCGGCCGCTTCGAGGCCGTCGACGAGGTTTCCGTCCGCTCCCGTGTCGGCGGTTATCTTGACGAGGTCCTCTTCACCGATGGTGCGCTGGTGAAAAAGGGTGACAAGCTCTTCGTCATCGACCAGCGGCCGTTCCGCACGGCACTCGCCCAGGCGGAAGCGTCGCTGGCGTCAGCACAGTCGACGCTTGCCTTCGCCGAAACGACGTTCAAGCGAACGGAGTCGCTGGCCGGCACAGGCACGCTTTCGGTATCGAGGCTCGACGACGATCGCCGTGCACTGCTCGCGGCACAGGCTGGCGTGCGCGGCGCCGAGGCCGCGGTGGAGCGCGCCAAGCTCGACCTCGAATACACGACGATTACCGCGCCGCTCAGCGGCCGCGTCGACCGACGGCTTCTCTCGCCGGGCAACCTTGTCCAGGCGGACCAAACGGTGCTGACGACAATCGTTACGCTCGATCCGATCGACTTCTATTTCGACGTCGACGAGCGCCGGCTGCTTTCCTATGCGCGCACGGCGCGCGAGCGGGGCAGCGCATTGCAGGAGGGCGCAGGGGCGCTCAGCGTCCTGGTGACGATTGCCGACGCCAACGAGGCGCCATTCGAAGGCAAGCTCGATTTTGCGGAGAACCGGGTGGACAATCAGACGGGCACGATGCGCGTGCGCGCCCGTTTCCCCAATCCCAATTTCATTCTGCAGCCCGGCCTCTTCGGGCGGGTGGAGGTCGAGGGTTCGAATATCTATAGGGCGGTCCTCGTGCCGGACGAGGCGATCGGCGCCGACCAGAACGAACGGATCGTTTACGAAGTCAGCCAGGACGGCAGCGTCATGGCCAAGCCAGTGCGCCTCGGACCGCGACTGCACGGCTACCGCGTCATCCGCAGCGGCATGACCGGCGACGAGACGATCATCGTCAATGGTCTCATGCGCGCCAGACCCGGCGTGAAGGTAAAGCCCGAACTCGTCGTGCTGCCCCAGGAAGCAGCACAGTCGGCGGAGAACGCCCAATGA
- a CDS encoding TIGR00282 family metallophosphoesterase, with translation MRLLFLGDMVGKTGRTAVWERLPGLVSDFKLDFVIVNGENAAGGFGITEDIFLETINAGADVVTTGNHVWDQKEAVVFCERHDQFLRPANYPAGTPGRGANLFFARNGSRVLVANIMGRVFMHPELDDPFKAAEIILDACPLGEQADAIVFDFHAEATSEKQCFGHFVDGRASLVVGTHTHVPTADHQILNGGTGYISDAGMCGDYDSSLGMDKEEPLNRFISKMPKGRFEAASGPATICGVGVEISDRTGLAEKIAPLRMGPRLGETIPEFWL, from the coding sequence ATGCGACTTCTGTTTCTGGGAGATATGGTTGGCAAGACAGGCCGCACGGCGGTCTGGGAGCGTCTTCCAGGATTGGTGAGCGACTTCAAGCTCGACTTTGTTATCGTCAACGGCGAGAACGCTGCCGGCGGCTTTGGCATCACCGAGGACATTTTTCTGGAAACGATCAACGCCGGCGCCGATGTGGTGACGACCGGCAACCATGTCTGGGACCAGAAGGAGGCGGTGGTCTTCTGCGAACGGCACGATCAGTTCTTGCGCCCGGCCAACTATCCCGCCGGAACACCGGGACGTGGCGCCAATCTCTTCTTCGCCCGCAATGGCTCCCGTGTGCTCGTCGCCAATATCATGGGCCGGGTCTTCATGCATCCGGAGCTCGACGACCCTTTCAAAGCGGCCGAGATCATCCTCGACGCCTGCCCATTGGGCGAGCAGGCTGACGCGATCGTCTTCGATTTCCACGCCGAGGCGACGAGCGAGAAACAATGCTTCGGCCATTTTGTCGATGGCCGCGCCAGCCTGGTGGTCGGCACCCATACGCATGTACCGACCGCGGATCATCAGATCCTCAATGGCGGCACCGGCTATATCAGTGATGCCGGCATGTGCGGCGACTACGATTCTTCGCTCGGGATGGACAAGGAGGAGCCGCTGAACCGGTTCATCTCGAAGATGCCCAAGGGCCGCTTCGAGGCGGCCTCCGGCCCCGCCACCATCTGCGGAGTCGGGGTCGAGATTTCCGACCGCACGGGTCTTGCCGAGAAGATCGCACCCCTCCGGATGGGTCCGCGGCTCGGCGAGACGATTCCGGAATTTTGGTTGTAG
- a CDS encoding 5-formyltetrahydrofolate cyclo-ligase has translation MSPKDLKAALRKECLALRDAMPAEVRIEASLTMADHAGDIIALDPGHIVSGFWPIRSEVDIRPLMVRLRDRGARLCLPVIMDKKTIVFRELLDGVAVVETGFGTTGPGAEAPELDPDIMLVPLSAFDSVGHRIGYGAGYYDRAIDRLRNKGHMPRLIGIAFDCQEVASVPAEPHDVALDAILTESGFRHF, from the coding sequence ATGTCACCGAAGGATTTGAAGGCGGCGCTGAGGAAGGAGTGTCTGGCCTTGCGCGACGCTATGCCGGCCGAAGTGCGAATCGAGGCGAGCCTGACGATGGCGGACCATGCCGGCGACATTATCGCGCTCGATCCGGGCCATATCGTTTCCGGCTTCTGGCCGATCCGTTCGGAAGTGGACATCCGCCCGCTGATGGTGCGGCTCCGGGACCGCGGCGCGCGGCTCTGCCTGCCGGTCATCATGGACAAGAAGACGATCGTGTTTCGCGAACTCCTCGACGGCGTGGCGGTGGTCGAGACCGGTTTTGGCACGACCGGTCCGGGAGCGGAAGCTCCGGAGCTCGATCCGGACATCATGCTCGTTCCGCTTTCGGCTTTCGACTCCGTTGGCCATCGAATCGGCTACGGCGCCGGCTACTACGACCGGGCGATCGATCGCTTGCGCAACAAAGGCCACATGCCTCGGCTGATCGGGATTGCATTCGATTGCCAGGAAGTGGCATCAGTGCCGGCTGAACCGCACGACGTGGCGCTGGACGCCATTTTGACGGAGAGCGGTTTTCGGCATTTTTAG
- a CDS encoding transcriptional regulator — translation MSERINELDPLELRCLTLAAHGRTREDMTRETDIPMARIDGALEDAMRKLQASNLAEAVFRAARLDLIS, via the coding sequence ATGTCGGAGAGGATCAATGAACTCGACCCGCTCGAATTGCGTTGCCTTACTCTTGCGGCTCACGGCCGGACACGGGAGGACATGACGCGCGAGACCGACATTCCGATGGCACGGATCGATGGGGCGCTTGAGGACGCGATGCGGAAGCTCCAGGCGAGCAACCTCGCGGAAGCCGTCTTCCGTGCCGCCCGGCTAGATCTGATCTCATAA
- a CDS encoding cell division protein ZapA: protein MAQVTVTIDGKAYRMACEEGQEDHLSNLATRFDQYVGHLKAQFGEIGDLRLTVMAGIMVMDELSEVDRRLKNLETELENLKQGRDVALSDQAKNEEALASALTEVTAQIHGIAARLNGRASTPTN, encoded by the coding sequence ATGGCACAGGTGACAGTGACGATCGACGGAAAGGCCTACCGCATGGCCTGCGAGGAGGGGCAGGAGGATCACCTCAGCAACCTCGCCACGAGATTCGATCAATATGTCGGCCATCTCAAGGCGCAGTTCGGCGAAATCGGCGATCTGCGGCTGACCGTGATGGCGGGCATCATGGTCATGGACGAACTCAGCGAAGTCGATCGCCGGCTGAAGAACCTCGAGACGGAACTCGAAAATCTGAAGCAAGGCCGCGACGTGGCGCTGTCCGATCAGGCCAAGAACGAGGAGGCGCTCGCTTCCGCGCTGACCGAGGTGACGGCACAGATCCACGGCATCGCTGCCAGGCTCAACGGCCGCGCGAGCACGCCCACGAACTGA
- a CDS encoding DUF4164 domain-containing protein has protein sequence MPAKTVKAAIEELRSAVQSLEIAIDGRFDKEKDVSEFEGEVRRVNMDRARLAQELDQSQFRANRLEEVNREVSRRLVTAMETIRAVLDR, from the coding sequence ATGCCGGCAAAGACGGTCAAGGCGGCGATCGAGGAGTTGCGCAGCGCGGTTCAGTCTCTTGAAATCGCGATCGACGGCCGCTTTGACAAGGAAAAGGACGTGAGCGAGTTCGAAGGCGAAGTGCGGCGGGTCAATATGGACCGGGCGCGGCTGGCTCAGGAACTCGATCAGTCGCAGTTTCGGGCCAATCGGCTGGAAGAGGTCAATCGCGAGGTTTCCCGTCGCCTGGTTACGGCTATGGAAACCATTCGGGCGGTACTGGATCGCTGA
- the tkt gene encoding transketolase has product MISREKHDRMANAIRFLSMDAVEKANSGHPGLPMGAADIATVLFTRYLSFDPKNPSWPNRDRFVLSAGHGSMLLYSLLYLTGYEDITIDQIKNFRQLGSRTAGHPEYGHAAGIETTTGPLGQGLANSVGMAIAERKLRQEFGSELMEHYTYVLAGDGCLMEGISQEAIALAGHLKLNKLIVFWDDNNISIDGPISIADSTDQHARFRACKWNTIAVDGHDPDAIAAAIEEAQKSDKPTMIACKTVIGFGAPNKAGTHKVHGSPLGAEEIAATRKALGWEAEAFTVPSDVLDAWRLAGLRSTKARKEWEERLDRTETEKRAQFIRRFSGELEGSLASAISTYKQKLAETKPSPATRKASEDALEVINGVLAETVGGSADLTGSNNTKTSQTHSITPDDFSGRYIHYGVREHGMAAAMNGIALHGGLIPYSGGFLIFSDYCRPSIRLAALMGIRVIHVLTHDSIGLGEDGPTHQPVEHMAALRAIPNLLMFRPADATETAECWQLALESHNRPSGMALTRQNLMAVRTEYEEENLCARGAYDLISASDAQVTIFATGSEVEIAVKACQALTAKGLSTRVVSVPCFELFAEQSEDYQQAIIGNSPVKIAVEAGVRQGWDHFIGSDGTFIGMSSFGASGPYKDLYKHFGITPEAVIAAAEAKLS; this is encoded by the coding sequence ATGATCTCTCGCGAAAAACACGACCGGATGGCAAATGCAATCCGTTTCCTCTCCATGGACGCCGTCGAGAAAGCAAATTCCGGCCACCCAGGTCTCCCGATGGGTGCTGCCGACATAGCAACGGTTCTCTTCACCCGCTATCTGAGCTTCGATCCCAAGAACCCCTCCTGGCCGAACCGCGACCGCTTCGTGCTGTCCGCCGGCCATGGCTCGATGCTGCTCTATTCGCTGCTCTACCTGACCGGCTATGAAGACATCACCATCGACCAGATCAAGAATTTCCGCCAGCTCGGCTCGCGTACCGCCGGCCACCCGGAATATGGCCACGCCGCCGGCATCGAGACGACCACCGGCCCGCTCGGTCAGGGCCTCGCCAATTCGGTCGGCATGGCGATTGCCGAACGCAAGCTGCGCCAAGAGTTCGGCAGCGAATTGATGGAGCACTATACCTACGTGCTCGCCGGCGACGGCTGCCTGATGGAGGGCATCAGCCAGGAAGCGATTGCGCTTGCCGGCCATCTTAAACTCAACAAGCTGATCGTCTTCTGGGACGACAACAACATCTCGATCGACGGCCCGATCTCGATCGCCGACTCGACCGATCAGCACGCTCGCTTCCGCGCCTGCAAGTGGAACACGATCGCCGTCGACGGCCATGATCCGGATGCGATCGCCGCCGCAATCGAAGAGGCCCAGAAGTCCGATAAGCCGACGATGATCGCCTGCAAGACCGTCATCGGCTTCGGCGCGCCGAACAAGGCCGGCACCCATAAAGTCCATGGTTCGCCGCTCGGCGCCGAGGAAATCGCCGCGACGCGCAAGGCGCTCGGCTGGGAAGCCGAAGCCTTCACCGTTCCCTCCGATGTGCTCGATGCCTGGCGCCTCGCCGGCCTGCGCTCCACCAAGGCGCGCAAAGAATGGGAAGAGCGGCTCGACAGGACTGAGACCGAAAAGAGGGCGCAGTTCATCCGTCGCTTCTCCGGCGAGCTGGAAGGCAGCCTCGCCTCCGCGATCAGCACCTACAAGCAGAAGCTCGCGGAAACGAAGCCCTCACCTGCAACCCGCAAGGCTTCCGAGGATGCGCTGGAAGTCATCAACGGCGTGCTTGCCGAAACGGTCGGCGGTTCGGCCGACCTGACCGGCTCCAACAACACCAAGACGAGCCAGACGCATTCGATCACTCCGGACGATTTCTCCGGTCGCTACATCCATTACGGCGTGCGCGAGCACGGCATGGCCGCGGCGATGAACGGCATCGCGCTGCATGGCGGCCTCATTCCCTATTCCGGTGGCTTCCTGATCTTCTCGGACTATTGCCGTCCGTCGATCCGCCTTGCCGCGCTGATGGGCATCCGCGTCATCCACGTGCTGACCCATGATTCCATCGGTCTCGGCGAAGACGGCCCGACCCACCAGCCGGTCGAGCACATGGCAGCGCTTCGCGCCATTCCGAACCTGTTGATGTTCCGTCCGGCGGATGCAACGGAAACCGCGGAGTGCTGGCAGCTCGCCCTCGAAAGCCACAACCGTCCTTCCGGCATGGCGCTTACGCGCCAGAACCTGATGGCCGTGCGCACCGAATACGAGGAAGAGAACCTCTGCGCCCGCGGCGCCTATGATCTCATCTCTGCAAGCGATGCCCAGGTGACGATCTTCGCCACCGGCTCGGAAGTCGAGATCGCCGTCAAGGCGTGCCAGGCGCTGACGGCAAAGGGCCTTTCGACGCGCGTCGTTTCCGTTCCCTGCTTCGAGCTCTTTGCCGAACAGAGCGAGGATTACCAGCAGGCGATCATCGGCAATTCGCCGGTCAAGATCGCGGTTGAGGCTGGTGTCCGCCAGGGCTGGGATCACTTCATCGGTAGCGACGGCACCTTCATCGGCATGTCCAGCTTCGGCGCTTCCGGTCCTTACAAGGATCTTTACAAGCACTTCGGCATTACACCGGAAGCTGTGATTGCAGCCGCGGAAGCCAAACTGTCCTGA
- the gap gene encoding type I glyceraldehyde-3-phosphate dehydrogenase: protein MTVKVAINGFGRIGRNVLRAIVESGRTDIEVVAINDLGPVETNAHLLRFDSIHGRFPADVKVEGDAIVINNGKPIKVTAVRNPAELPHKDLGVDIAMECTGIFTARDKAAAHLEAGAKRVIVSAPADGADLTVVYGVNHDKLTKDHLVISNASCTTNCLVPVAKVLNDAIGIDHGMMTTIHSYTNDQPSLDQMHKDLYRARAAALSMIPTSTGAAKAVGLVLPELKGKLDGVSMRVPTPNVSVVDLKFVAKRETTKEEINAAIKAAAEGPLKGILGYTLQPNVSVDFNHDPHSSVFHMDQTKVMEGKFVSILSWYDNEWGFSNRMADTAVALGKLL, encoded by the coding sequence ATGACAGTGAAAGTCGCCATCAACGGTTTTGGCCGCATCGGCCGCAACGTGCTCCGCGCCATCGTCGAATCCGGCCGCACCGACATCGAAGTCGTCGCCATCAATGACCTCGGCCCGGTCGAAACCAACGCCCACCTGCTGCGCTTCGATTCGATCCACGGCCGCTTTCCGGCCGACGTGAAGGTCGAGGGCGATGCCATCGTCATCAACAACGGCAAGCCTATCAAGGTGACCGCCGTCCGCAATCCGGCCGAGCTGCCGCACAAGGACCTCGGCGTCGACATCGCGATGGAATGCACCGGCATCTTCACCGCCCGCGACAAGGCCGCAGCCCATCTCGAGGCCGGCGCCAAGCGCGTCATCGTCTCGGCGCCCGCCGACGGCGCGGACCTGACCGTCGTCTACGGCGTCAACCATGACAAGCTGACGAAAGACCATCTCGTCATCTCCAACGCATCCTGCACGACCAACTGCCTGGTGCCGGTCGCCAAGGTGCTGAACGACGCCATCGGCATCGACCACGGCATGATGACGACGATCCACTCCTACACCAACGACCAGCCTTCGCTCGACCAGATGCACAAGGATCTTTACCGTGCGCGTGCGGCCGCCCTGTCGATGATCCCGACCTCCACGGGTGCTGCCAAGGCCGTCGGCCTCGTGCTGCCGGAACTGAAAGGCAAGCTTGACGGTGTCTCCATGCGTGTCCCGACCCCGAACGTCTCGGTCGTCGACCTCAAGTTCGTCGCCAAGCGCGAGACGACCAAGGAAGAGATCAACGCCGCCATCAAAGCTGCCGCCGAAGGCCCGCTCAAGGGCATCCTCGGCTATACGCTGCAGCCGAACGTCTCGGTCGACTTCAACCATGACCCGCATTCCTCGGTCTTCCATATGGACCAGACCAAGGTGATGGAAGGCAAGTTCGTCTCGATCCTGTCCTGGTACGACAACGAGTGGGGCTTCTCTAACCGCATGGCGGATACGGCGGTCGCTCTCGGCAAGCTGCTCTAA
- a CDS encoding putative glycolipid-binding domain-containing protein, with translation MFRALSSTTVRWRPLEGEGLEHLTLRPLNASFGAAIRAESVLIGERGAAAYGLHYRIDCDAWRVTSFTIDTTDGRSLHLLSDGNGHWRKADGTPLPLFDGCIDIDLAGTPFTNTLPIRRLNLVRQSGTAKLKMLYVPFDSFEPTVDGQHYTCIDDGKLYHYEAEDRSFAADLPVDEDGLVVDYPTLFQRLSPETI, from the coding sequence ATGTTCCGGGCCCTTTCCTCAACGACGGTGCGCTGGCGCCCGCTCGAAGGGGAAGGACTCGAACATCTGACGCTCAGACCTTTGAACGCATCTTTCGGCGCGGCCATCCGCGCCGAAAGCGTTCTTATCGGCGAGCGCGGCGCCGCCGCCTATGGCCTGCACTATCGCATCGACTGCGACGCCTGGCGCGTCACCTCCTTCACCATAGACACGACGGACGGACGCAGTCTTCATCTGCTGTCCGATGGCAACGGCCATTGGCGCAAAGCCGACGGAACGCCCCTGCCACTCTTCGACGGCTGCATTGACATCGACCTCGCCGGAACGCCGTTTACCAATACCCTCCCGATCCGGCGCTTGAACCTTGTCCGCCAATCCGGCACCGCAAAGCTCAAAATGCTCTATGTGCCGTTCGACAGCTTCGAACCGACAGTCGACGGCCAGCACTACACCTGCATCGATGACGGCAAACTCTACCATTACGAAGCCGAAGACCGCAGCTTTGCGGCCGACCTGCCCGTGGACGAGGATGGCCTCGTCGTCGACTACCCCACCCTTTTCCAAAGACTATCACCGGAGACCATCTGA
- a CDS encoding phosphoglycerate kinase, with amino-acid sequence MTFKTLDDLTDIGGKRVLVRVDLNVPVKDGQVTDTTRIERVAPTIRELSEKGAKVILLAHFGRPKGEPVADMSLKTIAPAVEEILDQRVYFAADCIGDKAANAIAEMNDGDVLLLENTRFHKGEEKNDPAFVAALAANGDIYVNDAFSAAHRAHASTEGLAHHLPAYAGRTMQAELEALEKGLGNPKRPVVAIVGGAKVSTKIDLLQNLVKKVDALVIGGGMANTFLAAQGVNVGKSLCEHDLAETAKSIVAAASAAGCAIVLPDDGVIAREFKAGADNEVVDVKAIPADAMVLDVGPKSVAAVNDWISRAETLVWNGPLGAFEITPFDKATVAAAKHAAARTRQGSLVSVAGGGDTVAALNHAEVADDFTYVSTAGGAFLEWMEGKPLPGVDILRQQK; translated from the coding sequence ATGACTTTCAAGACCCTCGACGATCTGACCGACATCGGCGGCAAGCGCGTGCTGGTGCGCGTCGACCTCAACGTTCCGGTCAAGGACGGACAGGTGACCGACACCACCCGCATCGAGCGCGTGGCGCCGACCATCCGCGAGCTTTCCGAAAAGGGGGCAAAGGTCATCCTGCTTGCCCATTTCGGCCGTCCGAAGGGTGAACCCGTCGCCGATATGTCGCTGAAGACGATCGCTCCCGCGGTCGAGGAAATCCTCGACCAACGCGTCTACTTCGCCGCCGACTGCATCGGCGACAAGGCGGCCAACGCCATTGCCGAAATGAATGACGGCGATGTGCTGCTGCTCGAAAACACCCGTTTCCACAAGGGCGAGGAAAAGAACGATCCGGCCTTCGTTGCGGCGCTGGCCGCCAACGGCGACATCTACGTCAACGACGCCTTCTCCGCAGCCCATCGGGCCCATGCTTCGACCGAGGGCCTGGCGCACCATCTCCCGGCCTATGCCGGCCGAACCATGCAGGCCGAGCTCGAAGCGCTCGAAAAGGGCCTCGGCAATCCGAAACGCCCGGTCGTCGCAATCGTCGGCGGCGCGAAGGTCTCGACCAAGATCGACCTCCTGCAGAACCTCGTGAAAAAGGTCGACGCTCTGGTTATTGGCGGCGGTATGGCCAACACCTTCCTTGCGGCACAAGGCGTCAACGTCGGCAAATCGCTCTGCGAGCATGATCTTGCGGAAACCGCCAAGTCGATCGTCGCCGCCGCATCGGCGGCCGGATGCGCGATCGTCCTGCCGGACGACGGCGTCATTGCCCGCGAGTTCAAGGCAGGCGCCGACAATGAGGTCGTCGACGTCAAGGCGATCCCGGCCGACGCCATGGTGCTCGACGTCGGCCCGAAATCGGTCGCTGCCGTCAACGACTGGATCTCGCGTGCCGAAACGCTCGTCTGGAACGGCCCGCTCGGCGCCTTCGAAATCACACCCTTCGACAAGGCCACAGTCGCCGCCGCCAAGCACGCGGCTGCCCGGACCCGCCAGGGCTCGCTCGTCTCGGTCGCCGGCGGCGGTGATACGGTCGCGGCGCTCAACCACGCCGAAGTCGCGGACGATTTCACCTATGTATCGACCGCCGGTGGCGCCTTCCTCGAATGGATGGAAGGCAAGCCCCTGCCGGGCGTCGATATCCTCCGCCAGCAGAAGTGA
- a CDS encoding class I fructose-bisphosphate aldolase yields the protein MSERLEDIAVAMVANGRGLLAADESTATIKKRFDSIGLESTETSRRDYREVLLRSDEAMRNYISGVILYEETLFQKAADGTPLAELIRNAGSIPGIKVDTGAKPMPHFPNETITEGLDGLAARLAKYYEAGARFAKWRGVIAISDTLPTWGAVKANAHALARYAALCQEAKIVPIVEPEVLMDGAPGNHSIERSEEVTEWVLRTVFEELGDARVKLEGMILKPSMVIDGKKARKASVSEVAERTVKVLKRTVPAAVPGIAFLSGGQSTEEATAHLSAINSTRDLPWKLTFSYGRALQQEALTAWNGKAENVAAGQRAFSHRAKMCSLAAKGSWKKDLEQAA from the coding sequence ATGAGCGAAAGACTGGAAGATATTGCGGTTGCTATGGTCGCCAACGGCCGGGGCCTGCTCGCTGCCGACGAGTCGACCGCAACGATCAAGAAGCGCTTCGACAGCATTGGCCTGGAGTCCACCGAGACCTCGCGCCGCGACTACCGCGAGGTGCTTCTGCGTTCGGACGAGGCGATGCGCAACTATATCTCCGGCGTCATTCTCTACGAGGAAACACTGTTCCAGAAGGCGGCCGACGGCACGCCGCTCGCCGAACTCATCCGCAACGCGGGCTCGATCCCTGGCATCAAGGTGGATACGGGCGCAAAGCCGATGCCCCATTTCCCCAACGAGACGATCACGGAAGGTCTTGACGGCCTCGCCGCCCGCCTCGCCAAATACTACGAGGCCGGCGCCCGCTTCGCCAAATGGCGCGGCGTCATCGCCATCTCCGACACTCTTCCGACCTGGGGCGCGGTTAAGGCCAATGCGCATGCGCTGGCGCGTTATGCCGCCCTCTGCCAGGAAGCGAAGATCGTGCCGATCGTCGAGCCGGAGGTGCTGATGGACGGCGCACCTGGCAACCATTCGATCGAGCGCTCGGAAGAGGTGACCGAATGGGTACTTCGCACCGTTTTCGAGGAGCTCGGCGATGCGCGCGTCAAACTCGAGGGCATGATCTTGAAGCCGAGCATGGTGATCGACGGCAAGAAGGCCCGCAAGGCCTCCGTCAGTGAAGTTGCCGAACGCACGGTCAAGGTTCTGAAGCGCACCGTTCCCGCCGCTGTTCCCGGCATCGCCTTTCTTTCCGGCGGCCAGTCTACGGAAGAGGCGACCGCGCATCTTTCCGCTATTAACTCGACCCGTGATCTGCCCTGGAAGCTGACCTTCTCCTACGGTCGGGCGCTGCAGCAGGAGGCTCTTACCGCGTGGAACGGCAAGGCGGAAAACGTTGCCGCCGGCCAGCGCGCCTTCTCCCACCGCGCGAAGATGTGCAGTCTCGCCGCCAAGGGCAGTTGGAAAAAGGACCTCGAACAGGCCGCCTGA
- a CDS encoding PhzF family phenazine biosynthesis protein → MNTVPFVTVDVFTTERFAGNQLAVIPDARGLSDTEMQAIATEFGYSEVTFVLPPTDPANTARVRIFTPTTEVPFAGHPNVGTAFVLGQQQEIFGKKPDSNLRFEEKAGLVEVVLRHQDGIVTGARIVAPQALAIGPAIEVATIAACASLGPEALNGQNHSPVRISVGLPFAVAEVNDVETLSKARPNVSAFDEANACYPLEEDSFSLFLYTRTRERPWQIRARMFAPLDNVIEDPATGSASAALGAYLVSLLPDADADVELVIEQGADMGRRSLITIGVSKKDGAVREVAIAGDCVTAMRGSIEL, encoded by the coding sequence ATGAACACCGTCCCCTTCGTCACCGTTGATGTTTTCACCACCGAACGTTTTGCCGGCAACCAGCTCGCCGTCATCCCGGACGCACGCGGCCTCAGCGACACCGAGATGCAGGCGATCGCCACGGAATTCGGCTATTCCGAGGTCACCTTCGTGCTTCCGCCCACGGACCCCGCCAACACGGCTCGCGTGCGCATCTTCACGCCGACGACCGAAGTGCCCTTTGCCGGTCATCCGAATGTCGGCACCGCCTTCGTGCTCGGCCAGCAGCAGGAAATCTTCGGCAAGAAGCCGGACAGCAACCTGCGTTTCGAGGAGAAGGCTGGGTTGGTAGAGGTCGTGCTCCGTCACCAGGACGGAATCGTAACGGGGGCGCGGATCGTCGCTCCGCAGGCACTCGCGATCGGCCCGGCGATCGAGGTGGCGACGATCGCCGCCTGCGCCTCTCTTGGACCGGAAGCTCTAAACGGGCAGAACCACAGTCCGGTGCGGATTTCCGTCGGCCTCCCCTTCGCCGTCGCCGAAGTCAACGACGTCGAGACGCTGTCGAAAGCGCGACCGAACGTCAGTGCCTTCGACGAGGCGAATGCCTGCTACCCGCTTGAGGAAGATAGTTTCAGCCTTTTCCTCTACACCCGAACGCGCGAGCGCCCCTGGCAGATAAGGGCGCGCATGTTCGCGCCGCTCGACAATGTGATCGAGGATCCGGCGACCGGCAGTGCCTCGGCAGCACTCGGCGCCTATCTCGTCTCCCTTCTTCCCGACGCCGATGCCGACGTCGAGCTCGTCATCGAACAGGGCGCGGACATGGGGCGACGGAGCCTCATAACGATCGGCGTGAGCAAGAAGGATGGCGCGGTCCGGGAAGTCGCCATCGCGGGCGACTGCGTGACGGCCATGCGCGGATCGATCGAGCTCTGA